TACTTGGTGATTATGGTTATGATTTACTTTTACATTTAAATTCAGTATTAAATTTTTTAAGAAGAAAAGTAGGAATTCATAAATATTTCTCACTTTCAAAATATGTAAAAGATAGTGTTAAATCTTCAGTATCATTTATAAATGATTTTGAAACAGTATTATCAAATCATGCAAAGAATAAAGGATATGATGGTATTATTTGTGGACACATTCATAAAGCAGAAATTAGAAATATTGATACGATAGAATATTTAAATTGTGGTGATTGGGTAGAATCTTGTACCGCAATTGTTGAAACTTTCGATGGAGAATTTAAAATAATAAATTGGTTGGATAAATGAATTTAGCACTAGCATTAGGTGGAGGAGCAGCACGTGGAGCTTTTCACTTAGGAGTTTTACATTATTGCGAAGTAAATAATATTGAAATACATGCCTTTAGTGGCTCATCAATTGGAAGTATTATTTCATGCTCACATGCAAGTGGAGTTAGTGCAAAAGAACAATTAAAAATATTTACTTCAAAAGAAATAAGAAAAGCTATTAAATTTAATTATTTTAAAAATGGATTACTTAAGATTGACACTTCAAATAAAATTATAAAAGAGTTATTACCAATTTCAAAAATAGAAAATATTCCAAAACCAGTTTTTGTAAACGCTTATGATTTAAAAAAAAGAAAATTACACTATTTTAATAGTGGGGATACAATTACTTTATGTATAGCCTCAAGTGCAATTATTCCCTTATTTAGACCGATTAAGTACAAAAATATGTATTTAATTGATGGGGGATTATTCGATAATATCCCAATAAAACCACTGGAAAATAAAAATTATGATATTTTATCTATTGATTTATTTCCAAAAGAATATGCAAATAAGATTCTAAGAATAAATCCTATAAAGATTTTAAAAAGAAAGATTTTCACGCAACTTTATGAAAACAATAAATACTCAATTGAAAATACAGATTATTACCTTGCTAGCAGTCAGATAAGAAACTTTGCTTTATACAGTTTTGAAGAAATTGAAGATTGTTTTAATCTTGGAGTTAAAGAAGCAAAAAATCATTTTTTGGATATAATTTAATTTAAAAATTAAATAAATATTAAAGATTATATTATGTCAACTACACCACAATTTACGCATTTACATTTACATACAGAATACTCACTTTTAGATGGTGCAAATAAAATAATACCACTTGCAAAAAAAGTAAAAGAAATGGGAATGACTTCTGTTGCAATGACAGACCATGGAAATATGTTCGGAGCAATTTCTTTTTATAATGCCATGAGAG
The Poseidonibacter antarcticus DNA segment above includes these coding regions:
- a CDS encoding patatin-like phospholipase family protein, translating into MNLALALGGGAARGAFHLGVLHYCEVNNIEIHAFSGSSIGSIISCSHASGVSAKEQLKIFTSKEIRKAIKFNYFKNGLLKIDTSNKIIKELLPISKIENIPKPVFVNAYDLKKRKLHYFNSGDTITLCIASSAIIPLFRPIKYKNMYLIDGGLFDNIPIKPLENKNYDILSIDLFPKEYANKILRINPIKILKRKIFTQLYENNKYSIENTDYYLASSQIRNFALYSFEEIEDCFNLGVKEAKNHFLDII